One Styela clava chromosome 4, kaStyClav1.hap1.2, whole genome shotgun sequence genomic window, tcctatactttaccattacaaaatttttggggtctgttttaagagtggtttcgcaagttggcgcctgtaaaatggggtatttgttcaaaccatcattatgattcatcgcatacaactagggctgtccaaaatcgaataattttttgattcgaatcgaatattttctccgaatcgaaccgaatattattgcgcaatagtaaatctgtctctattatacaataaatgcctgcccttcgatgttgtggtaacgtatgtgcagttacatcaaaggagatcacacgcttgtatgacctggtcaaaaaaattggagaactccaaaatttgggtctcgaaaactgttgagtgttaagagtaaaaattgcactattcaaaaattgcaatctcaattttgatggattcagttttaataggacatataaagcctgtagatgctattttaatcctattcactagtctttatgtttttttgtgtaaatttcagcaaaataattacattcatcaatatagataaaactgttgctcaagttcaaaattgcatttaaaaatttcaagctagtttgatgacaatattatttgatgactataatattgttagtgtacaacagccatcaaaatgcaagagtgcaattatttgtcttggtatatagatggataatacagtaatgccatcataggaaattacaaattccatttaaagaaggtattgccatcataaggatcccaaaacctgtttcagctttgagttgcctgtaccatgttcctatgataactaactcaacagcttcaaatcgattctatttatagaactatcgttttctaaattctctcctttttctccttgttctctctcaaaaacgtcacgaTCGATTATACCTTGTTATGacgaccatgcatgaaatggctaatcacgtgccaccgggcgggcattagtaatgacatgtttatcacaaaatgaaggcgagagaaatatcgggaaaccaattaagcaagccgggagcgagagtggtctgagctcggagcgccgccgcttgcccgatgaaaaacatcccgtaaaaatatttccgctttatgtaccggatacctaattttagcgattcgaaaattagccgaaaaacgattcgaataatttgcgattcgattcgatttcgaatatttggttcgtttggacagccctacatacaacaatctgttttttaaaagtaccggtaaaattttttagcctagtctatcacagctatttctacactaattttttaatactgcaattaaattaaaacttaaAGAAGATAccgtgatcattgaattatctgatttatatttaaatttccgaaacacaactgaaaactaacgattagagttcaaaaacgcgaaaacgaggtaatgtttacgaccacgcctgaaaatctgtttgagtgaaaaaagtgtctgagcgaatgcgaaaggggagcattgttatgtcactttttgcatcttgttgattggccaatgtcatttagtaaacaaggaagtcgatgcccggggaaaggtccattatgGAGTACCGTCCTGCACAAGATAAATTTCtgtaatttatcaaaattgtttgTGAATAAGTTTATTCGCCAAAACAGATTAAATTTGAACTGTGAAGCTATAatctaaaatataatttatcccATGTAATGGTATTCATTTAAGAATATGCAATAATGTAAATATATCACATGAATGCTAAGTTGCTTTTGCTACAGAATTATGTAAACAGCACACCACAGATGAAAAACTTTAACTAGTATAGGAAAATTTTTTATCCGAgtttaatgaaaaattattgaattttcacAGAAACTTCCGAGGCAAAataatgaacaaaatttttacaaatggAACAAGCACAAGAtgcaaaaaaacatcaaaatcaagatatcaaaataaattcatGAATAACGCAACAAAGATATATAATATGGATGAGATGTCCATAATGCGAccattatttttcttttgaattCTATCAATAATCATGAAGAAACATTCGGTagggtaaaaaatatttaaacactaACCGTAggtaaatacaaaatgaaataaaaatatataaatggcaAGGCACTGACCAaagtaacaaaaaaattttgttcttaATAATGAACACAGTGAAAATGTTTCATATAAACAGTTGGTAAAAAAAACACCTGGGCAAGCTTCAAATGCAATATGTGAAGAACAGTTCAAAAATCAGAAACTACCAGTAAGTCACAGTAAAATTTAtgagacaaaaataaaaactgagAACAACTTGAAGAAATAATGAAAGTCATTTCAAATGAGGTGATTCAGATGAATAATGAAAAGCGAGCCAGGttcaaaaaatatgttcaaatgTAATTCAACACAATACAGAATATGTAGAAACGAGTTAATATAAACTTTACTTAATTAAGTAGAATACTTGTTGTTGAATTTCataaacataaattttgaaCTGACTGAATACAACTTGTTCACAATCACAGACTAAAGAATACCACATGTGGCGGTGATGACAACACCCAAAGTGAGTACAGTGACAAACAACATCATCCCAATCCATGAGATTGATGCAGAAATGTAGGAGTATCTTGATCGTAGCTCAGCAGAATCAGTCTTTTTAGCCTGATACATTAGCGAAAAGGTATATTATtaggagctccagaagtatgtgtaccaatatggagataactaattttgttcgcctattttacatcaaattgtgtaaaggaactgaaacctgtATATTCACtcgactaacacagacagtccctgaactcgtaatagaactaaaattaggaaaatcgaaataaaattatggcttaaccctaacatactacgggagtacctactATTGAAGCTAGAGACAAGTTTGAATGTTTCTCGAACTGCAATTATATGACACTGTAAATAATATACCAGGAGAATCAATGTTTAGAAAAGACCATTATGACTGTTACTACTATTTGTACTGATTTTCCAGAAGTTGGCTTACAGACATGAGAATGTCATTATGTGATACGTCAGGTCTGATTTATAGTAATAAGAAACATTATATGAAAAAATCGAATACAACTATCTGaagcagaaaataaaaaaaatcagtctAGTAGTTTCAGTTACATACCTCAAGAGCATAATGAATGCTGATGAATCCAAAAATAATTGGGAGAACGCCGAGTGGAAACCAACAAAAGATAGTGGTGAATATAGCAATCCGTAAATCCGTTTTCATCACTGGATCACAAATTTTGCAAATATCTTCAGGTGGCGGTGGGATATCAATAACaatctttgaaataaaaaaaaagcttgTTTAATTGGTGGAGGATACAGTCATAAAAAcaatttagatgaaatatttgCCATATATGCTACAAAATATCCTTCGTAGTCGAAATAAATGACAACAATAAACTAAGACAAGTACTGAACAAGAGGCTGTGATTCGTGATGATTGGCTACCTCTGCGATCAGTCtatacaaatgaaatattaattggATTGGTATCACCAATTTCCAGATGTTGCCAACCCTGACCTGCGTTGGTAACCAAACTTGACTCGCCACACATGCTATATTATAGGCTTTACCCAGTGATAAATATGAATTATGATATGCATATATTAGGCCTATGACGTACTGAATATAAATGTGCAGGTGTCATTTTCCACTTAATTTGAAATCATGATTGATGAACAATTCCCTTCTATCCAAGATTTTATTTGCAATGATCATACACCACTGACTGACTGAACATCATTGCATTGAGAAAATGATGAGACAGTGATACAAGCATTTCTGCATTTGTTAGCAAACTATTTACAAACATCAGAATCAAACAGCAGTTCGAATAGTATGTATGATTGTATACAAAATTATTATGATTTTATAGCATATACTCTTGTTAAAGCTGCAAAATTTCAGCATACATAGAAATAGCAAACCTGTAACTTTTTAACTCACCAATCCACCTTTCTTGGGAACAAGGTCCTTTTTAGCTTCTAC contains:
- the LOC120327242 gene encoding uncharacterized protein LOC120327242 → MDQPARSMGDAEGVEAKKDLVPKKGGLIVIDIPPPPEDICKICDPVMKTDLRIAIFTTIFCWFPLGVLPIIFGFISIHYALEAKKTDSAELRSRYSYISASISWIGMMLFVTVLTLGVVITATCGIL